CCTTGGCCGCTTTGGCGACCTTTTCGATGCACGCGTCGAAGTCGCTCGGCGAGATCATCTCGCCCTGCGGCAGGGCTTTGGCGTCGGCGGTCGGTTCGAGGACGCGGATTCGCTCGCGGACGTCGACGAGGTGAGGCGACGTGTAGAGCCCGGTTCGATGCCCGCAGGCTCGCAGCATCGCGGCCGTCATGGCACAGGTGCTGCCCTTGCCCTTGGTGCCCGCGACGTGGACGGCCGGGACGCTCTGATGTGGGTTGCCGAGTTTGTCGCAGAGCGCTTCGATGCGTTCGAGTCCGAAGTGCGGCGTCTGGCCGTCAGGCTTGGTCGGCCGCTGCTCGAAATTGGCCAGCGACGAGAGCCACGCAGCTGCGTCGAACGACGCGGAGCGCTTGCGTGAAGATGCCGACGAACGGGTGGCCATGAGCGGGTCACGTTAGGAGCGCTCCGGATTCTGCAGCTGCTGATGGTGCTGAGACAAGGTGGCACCGCATACCCTCACGGCCCGCACGATCATGCCAGCGACCGCCTCCGAGATCGAAAGCGTCGCCTTCGTCAGCCTCGGCTGCGCGAAGAATTTGGTCGATTCGGAGCGCATGTTGGGCCTTTTGGCGGCCGATGGGATTGCCGTCACGCCTGATCACGACGAGGCCGATGCGATCGTCATCAACACTTGCGGCTTCCTGGAGGCCAGCAAGACCGAATCGATGGCCGAGATCAACGCGGCGATCGATTTGAAAGAGGCGGGCAAGGTCAAGCGCGTGGTGGTCGCGGGATGTTTGGTGCAGCGGCACAAGACCAAGCTGCTGGCCGACGCGCCGGGCATCGACAAGCTGGTGGGTGTCTTCGACCGCGACCACATCGTCCAGGCCGTCCGCGGCGAGCGAAACGGCGATGATGATCACTACCTCGGCAAGTACCACGCCGTGACGCGATCGGGCTCGGCGACGACGAGCAGCGTCGCATCGACGCCGGCAGAGGCCATCCTGAACAAGCAAGCCGCCGGCAAGCGTGGCATGCGCCTGCCGACGTTCGAGGACGATCGGGCCCGGCTCCGACTCACGCCGCGGCACTTCGCGTACCTGCGGATGAGCGAGGGCTGCAACCAGGGCTGCGGCTTCTGCACGATCCCCAGCATCCGCGGCCCGATGCGGAGCAAGCCGGTCGACCACATTTTGGCTGAAGGTCAGGAACTCGCCGCCGACGGGGCGGTAGAGCTTTTGCTGATCGGGCAGGACACGACCAGCTATGGCACCGACATCGGTTGGTTCGGCCAGGGCAAAGGGCTCGCCGGTCTCCTCAAAACCCTCGACCGCGACCTGCCGGCCGACGTGGCGTGGGTCAGGCTGATGTACGCCTACCCGTCGTGTTTCACCGACGAGATGATCGACGCGCTCGCCTCATGTCGGCGGATCGTGCCGTACGTCGACATGCCGCTTCAGCACATCAACACCGACGTGCTGGCTCGCATGCGCCGCAAGGTCGACCGTGAGCTGACGACCACGCTCGTCGACAAGCTGCACGACCGCGTTCCGGGGCTGGCTTTGCGGACGACCTTCATCACCGGCACCCCCGGCGAAACCGAGGCCGAGCACCAGGAACTCGTCGACTGGATCGCCGAGGGGCACTTCGAGCACGTGGGCGTCTTCGAGTACTCCCCCGAGCCCGGCACCCCGATGGGCCGCATGGATGGGCAAATCGGCGCCGAGACGAAGACGTGTCGCTACGGGGAACTGATGGAAGCCCAGCAGCGGGTTGTCTTCGAGCGCAATGCATCACGCGTCGGTCAGACGGTCGAGGTCATCATCGACGCCTCCCAGGGACAAGCCGACGACGGGACGCTGGTCTACGCCGGTCGAACGACCGGTCAGGCTCCGGACATCGACAGCGTCACCTACGTCGCGAGCAAGGACGAACTGCACGCGGGTCAGATCGTCGACGTGACGATTTCGGACTACCAGCACTATGACTTGGTTGGGGAGCCGAAGCGGTCAACGGCGCGGGGGCTTCCGGTGCTGGCAAAGTCACTTTAGTGACTTTGACGTGCGTGTCTCGGATAAGGAACCCCCGGTGAGAAACGCATCAAGCTCAAACGCACGCTTCACAGCGCGATCGATGTCGACGTTCACACGCGTGTGGAGATAGTCACACCCGTTACGAACCAGTCCGTGTCGCGCTCCTTGCGTGAGCGTGTAGCGGTAAGCGTTGCGACACTGTTTCTCGTTACGAATGCAACCGTCAAAGTATCCTTGACCAACACCATCTCCTCTCCAGAATTCTTTCCTGCGTTCGGGAAGGAGATCGTTGACGAGCTTCGCGACACTCCCGTGCAACTTTCGCATCATGGGACCGAGCTCTCGACCCACCCGCAAGAACCCGATCGTGTGGTAGTGGTTGCTCAGCAGCGATGTCACGAAGGGAATGAAATCGTGCTGTCCGGTGTACTTGTCAAATCGATCCCAGAAAATCGATTTGGCTTCTTCAGATGAAAATGCAGGAAATCCTGATCTCGTCTTCGCAGTGATGAAATAAACCTGCCGGTCAAGGTACCAGTGCTCGAACTTGTGCTTTCCTTTGTAGTACTCGGGCATGCCAGGAACGCTCTTGTCGATCGATGGCACGGAGCAAGAGTAGCGATTTCCATCCAGTTTCCAAAGTCACTAAAGTGACATTGCCTCCATGTCCCCCGCACCGCGCGAGCTCGACTTCCGCTTCCCACCGGAGTGGGCGCTCCACGACGCGACGTGGATGAGCTTCCCGCGCCCGGACGGACAGAGCTTTCCCGGTCGCTACGACCGAGTCCTTCCGAACCTCACGAACGTGATCCGGACGATCGCGCGATTCGAGACGGTGCGGATCAACGTCCCGGACAGAACTTGGGCACAGAAAGTCCGCGACCTCGTCGGAAGCGTCGACGTCGAGACGATCGAGATCCCGACGAATGAGCCGTGGTGCCGAGACCACGGGCCTGCGTTCGTGGTGGACGACGAAGGGGAGCTTGCCGTCGCGAACTGGCGCTACAACGCGTGGGGCGGGAAGTATCCGCCATGGGAGGACGACGACGCGGTACCGAAACGCATCGCAGAACACCTCGGCCTGCGGCTCTTTGAGCCGGGCATCGTCATGGAAGGCGGAGCGGTCGACTTCGACGGCCGAGGCTCAATCCTCACCACACGCGACTGCCTCCTCAACCCCAACCGCAACGGGAACCTCAACATCTACGACGTCGAAGGCTACCTCCTCGACTTCTACGGTCAGGAACGCGTTCACTGGCTCACCGGCGGCATCGCGGGAGACGACACCGACGGGCACGTCGACGACCTCGCTCGCTTCATTGATCCGAACACCATCGTCGTCGGCGTCGAGGACAACCCGTCCGACGTGAACCACGCCGCGACCACCTCGGCCTACGAACAGTGCCGACAGCTCGGGTACGACGTCGTCCAACTTCCCATGCCCGGCCCGGTCGAGATCGAAGGCGAACGCATGCCCGCGACCTACGTCAATTTCAGCTTCGTCAACGGCGGGCTCGTCGTCCCGACGTACGGGCACGACAACGACGACCGCTGCCTCGCGATCCTGCGGGAACGCCTGCCGGGTCGAGAGGTCGTGGGCGTCGATTGCTCCGAGCTGATCTGGGGACTCGGGGCGGTGCACTGCCTGACGCAGCAGCAGCCGAGGCCGGAAAGCTGGAAGGAGCAAGCTTGAAGCTTGAAGGCCAGAAGGTGCTCGGGCACGGGATCGATCTCGTCGAGGTCGAGGCGATTGCGTCGCTGCTGGAGCGGCATGCGGAGCGGTTCTGCGAGCGTTGCTTCACGCCGGACGAGGTCGCCTATTGCCGGCGCAGCCAGAAGCGGGCGGCGGAGCATTTTGCTGTTCGGTTCGCGGCGAAGGAGGCCGTGTTCAAGGCGCTGGGCACCGGGCGTCGGCATGGGATGGCGTGGACGGACGTCGCGGTCCATCGGTTGCCGACGGGCGAGCCGAAGATCGTGTTGACAGGCGTTGCTGCGGAGTTTGCGGCAGAGCGTGGGATTGCGTCGTGGTCGGTGTCGTTGTCGCACACGCATCGGACAGCTGCTGCGAGTGTCGTGGCGCTGGGATGAGTTCTTCCAGACCCGGGGCGACGCTGCGCTCTGCCCGACGGCTTCGATTGCTAGCGTGGATCGTGGACGACGACGCGTTCGACGTGTTGCTGACGAGTGACCTGGCTCTCGAGGTGCGCGAGACGTTCGAGGAAATGATCGGATTCGGCGCGACGCCCGTCGCCGCGACGCAGGAGACGGTCAGCCGCTTCGGGGAGTTGTTGAGTGACGACGAGCACGGGCCGCTGGTGCTGGTCGTACTGGCGGTGCTGCAGCTGCGTCACGGGATGATCTTCTCCAGCATCCGCGACGCCGCTGTCACCGCCATCGACACCGGCTCGGCCATGCGGCTCGCCTCGGGCGAAGGACGCGGCGAGGTGCACCTCGCGCTCGACGAACTGCGTCAGGTGCTCGAAGAAATCGACGTCGAGGACGATGAAGACGACGACGAGGACTGAGGCGTCCCAAACCGCACGCCGCGGAAAGAGCGAGCGACGTCGCGGCGAAGCAGGTACTTCAGCGACAGAATCAGCAGCCCGACTGCAATCGCGATCGGGACGAGCGTCCAGACGAAGAACGCCCCCAGAGCAGAGCCGCGTGGTGCGTCGACGGGCACGCTCTCGAACAGATCCGTCAGCCCGCCGGTGAGCCGATACCCGATGGCGGCGGTGATGTAGACCAGCGTCATCAGGCAGAACGCGATCATGATCCCGCGGCCCGGCCGAACGCGGATGAACCCCAGCAAGCCCCCGGCCACGCCAGTCGTGCCAATGAAGAAGAACACGACCACCGCCGCCGCGTCGACCGGGCGCACCGGCGGCGGGGCGGGACGATCGTCCGGGTCCATCGCCGCCACGTCTTCGGGCATCGGCGGATTTGCCAGGTTCACCGCCGTCAGCGGACTGCAGATCATCATGAGGAAGCCGAGGATCAACGTGGCCGCACTCACCACCGGCACGTACACGTCGGCGGGTCGCTGCAGTGGGGCATCGTCGATCACGCCAGAGTTTTAGGTCACGACGACTGCTGCTTGTGCCACTTGTCGACAGCCTGGTGGACGACCTCGAAGAGCGTCGGGTGAACGAACACCGCGTCCAGGATCGACGCCAGCGGCTTGTCCAGGTGCATGAGCATGATGAACGCGTGGATCAGCTCGCCCGCTTGCGGCCCGACGATGCAGGCGCCCAGCAACTTGCCGTTGGGATCGTCCGGGTCGAGGACGAGCTTCACCTGGCCGACGCCCTCGCCGGTGACGCGGGCTCGGTCGTTGGCCTTCATTGGGACGGTGATGATCGTGGCACCGGGTGCGTCCTTTTCCGACTTGCCGACGCGGCCGAGCTCGGGATCGGTGAAGACGGCCCAGGGCACGAGGCGTTGGGAGCGGTCGGCACTGCCGCCGGGGTCGCGCTCTTCGCGGAGGTGGCCGAGGAGGATGTGGTGGTCGTCGTGCGCAGTGTGCGTGAAGGCCGGCCCGCCGCGGGCGTCGCCGCAGACGTAAAGGTTGTCGACGCCCGCGACCCGCCCGACGTCGTCGGTCTCGATCGCGCCGCGCTCGCCCGTCTCGACGCCGATCTGCTCGAGGCCGAGGTCGCTCGTGTTCGGGTGCCTGCCCGTCGCGGCGAAGATCGTGTCGCACGACACCGGATCGCCGTGGTCGAATTGCACACGCCACCCGTCGCCGTCCGGCTCGACTTTGGTCGTCTTCCGGCCGAAGAGAAATCGCACGCCTTCGCCTTCGAGGGCTTCGACGATGAGCCCTGCCATGTCGTCGTCTTCGTGCCGAAGGATGCGATCGCTGTGCTGGACGAGTGTCACCTCATGGCCCATTCGTTGGTAGAACTGGGCCATTTCCACGCCGATGTACCCGCCGCCGAGCATGACGAGTCGCCGGCCGACGTCGTCGCGGTCGAGCCAGCTTTCGCTCGTGATCGGGTTCGCCTCGGCCAGGCCTTCGACGTCCGGCAGGGCGGTTCGGCTGCCGGGGTCGAGGACGACGCGCCCAGCCGTGACACGCTCGTCGCCGACGGTCACGATGAAGCCGTCGCCATGCCGATCGGCAAGCCGCGCGTGGCCTTGGTACAGCTGCACGCCGCTCGTCTCGAAGCTCTTGCGGATGTGGTGTCGGGCCTTCTCGGTCCAGACGCGGGCGCGGGCCAGCACGTCCGTCAGCACCGGCCGAACCTCGCCGACCTCGACGCCCCAGTCTTGGCCGTTGCGTGCGAGGTGGGCGACGCGGGCCGAGGCGTGGACGGCCTTGCTCGGCATGCAGCCGAAGTTGACGCACGACCCGCCGAAGTGCTCCTTCTCCGCGAGCCCGACGCGATGCCCGTCGCCGCACAGCTTCGGCGCCAGCGGCACGTTCGTCTGCCCGGCTCCTACGAGGAAGACGTCGAAGTCGAATTCGCTCACGCGTCGAGCGTACGAAAGTCACTCGACGCGCGACTGCGGGATGCAATCCCGCAGCTACCTCTTGCATCGAACGTCGTTCGGTTAACGCGGGTAGCTGCGGGGCTACGGCCCGCAGCCCGATTCGATGGCTTACGACGTCGCGGTCGGGGCGAGGCCCATCGTGCGACGCCACGTTGAGAGCTGCCCGAGGTGCAGCGATTCGTGACGCACCACGAGGTACGCCAGGCACGACCCGACCAGCGGGAACCGCTCGCGGAAACGAACGATCGGCATCTCACGCGACAGGATCGCTTCCGATGTCTCGCCCAGCGCCGCTGTCACGTCGGCATGGCCCGACGTGAATGACTCGACCAGCTCCGTCATCGACGGGTACGCGTCGGCATCGAGCAACACCTGCGACTTGCGGCCGTACGGATGATCGATCGGGTCTTCCGGCGTCTTGCCACGCAGCAGCCCGGCGATCAGCGGGTGATACGCGTTCAGGTGGGCCAGGATCCAGCCCGGATGGTTGACGGGCCTCGCGAACGTGCCGGGCGGCTGGGCCACCTTGTGCGACTCGTCGAGCCCTTCGACGAGGGCGGCGGCGTAGTCGCCGTTGAGCTTCCAGTTCTGCCGCGTCGGTGCGAGGACGAGGTCATCGATCATGCTCATGCCGCGACGGTAGCGGGGCGTCTCGTGCACCGACTGCGGGCCGTAGCCCCGCAGCTACCGTTTCCTTCGGACTCGTCAAAGCAATCGAAGGTAGCCGCGGGATTGCGTCCCGCAGTCCGGTCTGCCAGAGCTTCCATCGCTCAACCCATGCTCGTACCTTGCGGCCCATGTCCGACGAGGCGACTACGTACCACTCGAACGCGGAGGAACGCGCCAACGTCGCAACGCATGGCGTCGGTGCGGTCTTCGCCCTGGTCGGACTCGTGGCAGCCGCGTTCGCCACGCTGGGCGATGGCACGCTGCGGCTGGTCACCGTCGTCGTCTTCTGCTCGACGATGCTGCTGACGTACGTCGCCAGCACAGGCTTTCACCTGGCCGTCGGCCGGGCGGTGAAGCAGCGGTGGCGGCTGCTGGACCACGCGTCGATCTACCTGCTCATCGCCGGGACGTACACGCCGATCATGCTCGTCGCGGTCGGCGGGGCGTGGGGTTGGTCGATCACCGCGGCGATCTGGACGATGGCCGCGGCGGGCGTGGTCATGAAGGTCGCGCTCGTCGGCAAGTACGACCAGTTCGAGAAGCTCGACACCGGCCTGTACGTCGCGATGGGCTGGACCTGCGTCGTCGCCATCGTCCCGATTTGGAACGCGCTGTCGCCAGTCGGCATGACGCTGCTCGTCCTCGGCGGTGCGGCCTACACCGCGGGCGTGCCGTTCTTCCTCTGGGAGAAGCTGCGCCACAACCACGCCATCTGGCACGTCTTCGTCCTCGCCGGCAGCGCCGCGCACTTCGGGGCGGTGTGGACGGATGTCGTCGCACGCTGACGCCTTCCCTCCGTCATCCTGAGCGAGCGCAGCGAGTCGAAGGACCTCGTTTGGTCGTCGTCACAGAGCCACTGCGAGGTCCCTCGGCTGCGCTCGGGATGACGGACATGTCAGGCAACAGCAACGAAGCGACCAATCACGCTGTGATCATGTGCACATCGCGCTGCGGGAACGGGATGTTGATGCCGGCGGCGTCGAACTTCTGTTTGACGGTCTTGTGGAAGTCCCAGTAGACGCCCCAGTAATCCTCGGTCTTGACCCACGGGCGGCAAATGACGTCGACGGCGGAGTCGCCGTGGCCGGTCACCTTGATGACGGGCGCCGGGTCATCGAGCACCTGTTCGTGCTCGCTGCACACCTGGGCGAGCGTCTCCATCACCTTGTCCAGATCGTCGCCGTACCCGACGCCGAAGGTCATGTCGACGCGTCGTGTCGGGAGGCCCGTGATGTTGGTGATGGTGTCGCCCCAGATGCTGTTGTTGGGGGCGACAATCTTCTGGTTGTCGGGCGTGATGACTGTCGTGGAGACGAGGCTCATCGCGTCGACCTTGCCCGTTACGCCGCCCGCGTTGATGACGTCGCCGACGTCGTAGGGGCGGTAGAGCAGGATCAGGATGCCGCTGGCAAAGTTGCTGAGCGTCCCCTGCAACGCCAGGCCGACCACCAGGCCGGCCGCACCGATCGCGGCGACCAGCGGCGCGATGTTCACGCCCAGGAAGCTGAGTGCGACCACAAAGCCCACCACCATGACGATCTTGCGAACCAGCCCGGCCAGGAAGTCCTTGAGCAGTTGGCTCGCCCCCTTCACACCGCCGAGGGCCTTGCGGACGATGCCGCTGAGGATCTTGGCGACGAACCACGCCAGAATCAGGATGACCAGGAAGTAGAGGATCGCCAGACCGATCGCGATCCCGCCATTTGGGTTGAGCAGCCATGCCTTGATCGCCGGCCAAAGTGCTTCGAAGTCAAATGGGTCGAAGTCGGTCGCCGTCACCGCGTCGAGGTAAGCGAGACGGTCACTCGGATCGCCTCCCTTGGCTTCGAGCGCGGCCAGGACGTCGCCGAGCCGATCGCCGACCTGATCGCGAGCGAACGTGCGCTGGGTTGCCTCCTCGACAAGTAGCATCTTCACGTCGCCGGTCGCGTCCAGCGACGCCAGACGCAGCTCGGCCACCTCGCGGGTCAGCTGTTCGAGTCGTCCCTTCCACGCCTCGGCGACCGCGTCGAGCTCTTCGGCGTCGAGCGGCTTGAGCATCAGCAGAAACGCGTCCGGATCGACATCCGCCGGCACGTCCGTCGCATCCGGCAGCTCGGTGACGGTAAGGCCGGAAGCCGTTTCCTCAACGGCTGGAGCCTGCTCGTCGGCGGTCGCGGGCTCCTGGGACAAGGCGGGCGTCGCGAGCGTCAGCGCGACGGCAACGGCAAGAAGTCGGAAAAGGGACATGCCCAGCTTATCGGGCGACCTGAAGCCAGGCCGATA
This genomic stretch from Planctomycetota bacterium harbors:
- the rimO gene encoding 30S ribosomal protein S12 methylthiotransferase RimO; the encoded protein is MPATASEIESVAFVSLGCAKNLVDSERMLGLLAADGIAVTPDHDEADAIVINTCGFLEASKTESMAEINAAIDLKEAGKVKRVVVAGCLVQRHKTKLLADAPGIDKLVGVFDRDHIVQAVRGERNGDDDHYLGKYHAVTRSGSATTSSVASTPAEAILNKQAAGKRGMRLPTFEDDRARLRLTPRHFAYLRMSEGCNQGCGFCTIPSIRGPMRSKPVDHILAEGQELAADGAVELLLIGQDTTSYGTDIGWFGQGKGLAGLLKTLDRDLPADVAWVRLMYAYPSCFTDEMIDALASCRRIVPYVDMPLQHINTDVLARMRRKVDRELTTTLVDKLHDRVPGLALRTTFITGTPGETEAEHQELVDWIAEGHFEHVGVFEYSPEPGTPMGRMDGQIGAETKTCRYGELMEAQQRVVFERNASRVGQTVEVIIDASQGQADDGTLVYAGRTTGQAPDIDSVTYVASKDELHAGQIVDVTISDYQHYDLVGEPKRSTARGLPVLAKSL
- a CDS encoding agmatine deiminase family protein, which codes for MSPAPRELDFRFPPEWALHDATWMSFPRPDGQSFPGRYDRVLPNLTNVIRTIARFETVRINVPDRTWAQKVRDLVGSVDVETIEIPTNEPWCRDHGPAFVVDDEGELAVANWRYNAWGGKYPPWEDDDAVPKRIAEHLGLRLFEPGIVMEGGAVDFDGRGSILTTRDCLLNPNRNGNLNIYDVEGYLLDFYGQERVHWLTGGIAGDDTDGHVDDLARFIDPNTIVVGVEDNPSDVNHAATTSAYEQCRQLGYDVVQLPMPGPVEIEGERMPATYVNFSFVNGGLVVPTYGHDNDDRCLAILRERLPGREVVGVDCSELIWGLGAVHCLTQQQPRPESWKEQA
- the acpS gene encoding holo-ACP synthase, whose amino-acid sequence is MKLEGQKVLGHGIDLVEVEAIASLLERHAERFCERCFTPDEVAYCRRSQKRAAEHFAVRFAAKEAVFKALGTGRRHGMAWTDVAVHRLPTGEPKIVLTGVAAEFAAERGIASWSVSLSHTHRTAAASVVALG
- a CDS encoding FAD-dependent oxidoreductase gives rise to the protein MSEFDFDVFLVGAGQTNVPLAPKLCGDGHRVGLAEKEHFGGSCVNFGCMPSKAVHASARVAHLARNGQDWGVEVGEVRPVLTDVLARARVWTEKARHHIRKSFETSGVQLYQGHARLADRHGDGFIVTVGDERVTAGRVVLDPGSRTALPDVEGLAEANPITSESWLDRDDVGRRLVMLGGGYIGVEMAQFYQRMGHEVTLVQHSDRILRHEDDDMAGLIVEALEGEGVRFLFGRKTTKVEPDGDGWRVQFDHGDPVSCDTIFAATGRHPNTSDLGLEQIGVETGERGAIETDDVGRVAGVDNLYVCGDARGGPAFTHTAHDDHHILLGHLREERDPGGSADRSQRLVPWAVFTDPELGRVGKSEKDAPGATIITVPMKANDRARVTGEGVGQVKLVLDPDDPNGKLLGACIVGPQAGELIHAFIMLMHLDKPLASILDAVFVHPTLFEVVHQAVDKWHKQQSS
- a CDS encoding DinB family protein — encoded protein: MSMIDDLVLAPTRQNWKLNGDYAAALVEGLDESHKVAQPPGTFARPVNHPGWILAHLNAYHPLIAGLLRGKTPEDPIDHPYGRKSQVLLDADAYPSMTELVESFTSGHADVTAALGETSEAILSREMPIVRFRERFPLVGSCLAYLVVRHESLHLGQLSTWRRTMGLAPTATS
- a CDS encoding hemolysin III family protein, whose translation is MSDEATTYHSNAEERANVATHGVGAVFALVGLVAAAFATLGDGTLRLVTVVVFCSTMLLTYVASTGFHLAVGRAVKQRWRLLDHASIYLLIAGTYTPIMLVAVGGAWGWSITAAIWTMAAAGVVMKVALVGKYDQFEKLDTGLYVAMGWTCVVAIVPIWNALSPVGMTLLVLGGAAYTAGVPFFLWEKLRHNHAIWHVFVLAGSAAHFGAVWTDVVAR
- a CDS encoding mechanosensitive ion channel family protein, with protein sequence MSLFRLLAVAVALTLATPALSQEPATADEQAPAVEETASGLTVTELPDATDVPADVDPDAFLLMLKPLDAEELDAVAEAWKGRLEQLTREVAELRLASLDATGDVKMLLVEEATQRTFARDQVGDRLGDVLAALEAKGGDPSDRLAYLDAVTATDFDPFDFEALWPAIKAWLLNPNGGIAIGLAILYFLVILILAWFVAKILSGIVRKALGGVKGASQLLKDFLAGLVRKIVMVVGFVVALSFLGVNIAPLVAAIGAAGLVVGLALQGTLSNFASGILILLYRPYDVGDVINAGGVTGKVDAMSLVSTTVITPDNQKIVAPNNSIWGDTITNITGLPTRRVDMTFGVGYGDDLDKVMETLAQVCSEHEQVLDDPAPVIKVTGHGDSAVDVICRPWVKTEDYWGVYWDFHKTVKQKFDAAGINIPFPQRDVHMITA